AAAGTGCATGAGTTTAACTCTTAAGGTGCACGACGACTTGCAAACTCTAGGTGCATAAATATCAAGCTTAAGGTGTATCAGTTTtcaacttaaggtgcatgaattTAATTACTTCCATACTCGTAGATCGGTAGATGAATTATTTTCcagtttaaggtgcataagttcgaaacttaaggtgcatcaattcGAAATTTAATGTGCAATAGTTCAGTATTTAAGGTGCATAATTTCGACACTTAAGGTGCTTAGTGAGACAATTAAGATCATTCGCATCCATGTTGCCAAGAAgcactttcaaaaaaaaattcattttgaaCCGTTGATCTAATAtcgatcaacggctcaaatctcACCACATTTTTCACCTAAGAGACCTTTCGCACGTggacaatcatatatatatatatatatatatatatatatatatatatatatatatatatataattgggtgAGATCTCAGCTCTTAATCTAGTCAAGATCAACGCCCTtgaatgaaggaaaaatgtggtggcacattttagtaaatttttttaattttgaagtgCAAAGATTTATACTTGCAAAACTTTTATACTAGAAAgtgaataaatttttaataacaatTGTTATTAATTTCCAAAGCCTAATCCCATTACAATCTCCTCTATTTCGTATTTATACTAAAGTAAGAAGAAGGGAAATATCTAatctaataacaaattaaagcagCTAAGCTAACAGATCAAACTTAAATTGTTCAATGGCGCCTCATCTCTTGTAATTAAAGCAGCTAAGCTAACAGATCAGACTTAAATTGCTCAATGGCGCCTCACCTCTTGTTTTTACATAATTTGTAGCATTCACGGCATTTCTGCACCAATTCTTTCCGCCGGACTGGATCAAGCAGACCCCCGTAGGGAGCGTATCTTCGATATTCAATGCACGGACATTCGGGACGACCGCTCATATGATTGAGAGGAATGccgttattataattataatatttataataataataataacaatgataaGAATCTCCCGGCGCTGCCTTCTTCGTCTCAGCTCTTCGGGGGTTACATAATGTGCACCATTCGCAGCATTTCTTCACCACTTCTTCCCACCGGACAGTTGGATGCTCAATAAAAAAACTTCTTTGAAATCGAATGCACGGATAACATTCGGGATAAAGGGTTACAAGACTCACAGGATGGCctctattataataataaaaataataataatgataacaatgATAAGAATCTCCTGAGGCTGACATTTGTGTGCCATTTTTCTCAAGATTTGCCTTCGTACCATCTCCAAAAATCCTGCACACACACAATATAATTCCcctatatcattattattattatattgaaaagtctaataataacaaattaattagaGCGGAAAAGAATTGAGGCACAGAAGCTAATTTAGGGATCTGAGGGAGATAGATATAATTACATACTCGTTCAAGCAGGCCAGGACATGCATAGATATAATTAGAAACTTTTCCAAGCTCTCAAGAAATTGCGTAATGTTTTCAAGGAAATTACGGAATTTCTTCAAGGCCGGATCTCCCTGCACTGAAATTTCAGATTTCATCTCGCTCCTGCACTCAAATTTCACATCTAAAATTTCTTGCCCTAATTCTGTTTCTGTTTCTTCGCCGCTATCCTCCTGGTGATTGCCGCCGCCGCTATCCTCCTGGTGATTGCCGCCGCTATAACCATTACGATAAAATTGGGGATGGATTAGAAGACTGACATAAACGCCGGTATAAAATTGGGGACGGATTACAGGAACGCCGGTATAACCATTCCGATACCCCGAGAAATTTGAGGGAGCGCCTCCTCGAAATTGAGTGCTCGAACAAAATCGGCCAAGAGAAGCGCCGCCGCCGTCGTCGGCGATCACCATCTGCACACTCACGTATCGAAGAAAACCTGCCATGGCCTACCTCTCAATTTTCTTAAACTCAATTATCTTCTTCGTGCTTTCATAAAAAGTTGTCCAAATataattgcattatatataggttattggcttataagccaaattttaacttatttgaccaagtttagttGTTTGACCaatcaataagctattttgaactgtttggtaaatgtcTTATTGGTCTTGACTTATTAgaccaataagctgaaaattgaaaagctaatgaatgtagctttttgtattagcTTGTTGGGAACCATGgctatattgactattttatcctttgaaatcaatgagatttacttttaaatggggggtgtgtttgttattttataataataataataaacgggtgatggatttgttatttttaataataataataataacaatagaaaataaatacgtaataaaaattgttttagaatactcgtataatttaaaaagagttaaataaacaaaaataattaacttatgcccttaaaaaaaagtatagatgatatccaaattttataattatttattaataagagtttatcttcttgttatatttaaagtttgaaataatacaatacactcataccattaaatgtcattttacattcaattagttactagtaaacagctaatttaccaaatagttttttataaccagctaatacaaccagctggtcaaaccagttaacacaaccagccatcaactactagctaaaccaaccagctatcagctataagctatcaaccgtttgccaaacaccataatgtatctaataaaaatgtttaggaaattagatagataatagttaagtaattaatatgtttagaaAAGTGATATATTctgttaataagaaataaaaagtttcctaataaaataaaatttaagtattttgtaaaaaaagacccggtcaatattaatttttttttaaatgatgtgGCACCTTCTcattcaccgccggtgtatatcatctatacatcgacggtgcatcaaatattaatccttttTTAAAATGATGTGGCACCTTCTcattcaccgccggtgtatagcatctatacaccgGCAGTGCATCAAATGTTAATCCTTAAAATTTTGTCCACGAACtgcacatttttcttttcataattacccaaaacaattaattattatatttgattaaaattttttataatgtttatatttcgtatcaattacatacatataaatttctacaaaatttataaacctagtgaaattatatttttaaactaattgtatgaaattaaagtttttAGTATCTGTCCAtgtatactttttcaacctactgaaagtAGTCAATGTTGTCCCAACTGACCTTCAATATGAGAGAGTCATTTCatgtcgcttgaccacaaagtctttggcgaAGAAATTACTtgttaaataagttaataagtgtttaaaaaaaaaaagaagataaactgagatattacaatttttgttaataaattgTAGCTTGTGtcattatttgtaaattaatatggataaaaagagaagaattttttttttttaaaaagtcaatagtttttttttttttttcgaaatccAACTTGAAGTACAGTTTCAAAATAAGATACTACTTCAATCTCCACATGCTTCACTAAATAAGGTCAATAGTGAGTTCTCTACTTTTCTCTTTGTCTCAGCTCTCCAATCTCCATTTCTCTTGTCCTCTCTGGGTAAAACCCGTCCCTCCAAACTCCCAATCGCTGGTGGTCTGGACTTTGTTGGAAGCCTCGCCCCTTCTCTGTACAAAACATGTCCCCTCTAGTCCCCGTTTTGGTCTGAATCTCTACTATTTGACGGAGACGCAAACGGTGGTTGAAGCCCCTTGTCCGAAGTTGATATTTGAAGGCTTGATTGCTTGAAGCCCTAGTTCTTAGAGGGAAAATTTGAGAAAACAAgtaattctaatttattttatatgttatgtACTGATGTTGCCTGTTAGTCTATTTCTCTATTAGTCTGTTGATACTATGATGTTGCATGAACCCTAATTGAGCCCTAATTTTTGGGGTTTTTCATATGTGTgatgaatttgtaaaaattCTGATATATGTTTGCAAGTTTATGGTTAGACGACCCTTAAATTGtgtatattattgatttattgtaAGTTGTAAATGTATGGTAGTGGACTGGTGGTGGTGGAAGcctattgtaatttgtaaattttaaatgtaagCGTATGAATAATGAATGTTGATTGTTGACTGTTGAGCCCTACCTTAGTAATTTTTGGGCATTTCTATATGAATGATGATTATTGTCTTGAACTGTTGAATAATGAGGTGGAAGCCCTATATGTGGGCATTTCCATAAGATGATGAAATTTTGATTATGGAAGTAAATGCGTATGTGTATGCAATATGTTATATGTTGACGGTTGAGCCCTAATTTGTGGGCATTTCCATAAGATGATGAGAATTCTAAATACATGAATTCCTGATTATGGTTGCAAGTTAATGGTTAGAGGACTCTTAAATTGtgtatattattgatttattgtaAGTTGTAAATGTATGGTAGTGGATTGGTGGTGGTGATATGGTGGAAGcctattgtaatttgtaaattttaaatgtaagTGTATGAATAATGAATGTTGATTGTTGACTGTTGAGCcctaatttagtaatttttggaaATTTCTATATGAATGGGGAAAGCCTTTTAGTGTTAATTTGTATGTGGTATTGTGGTGGAAGCTATTTACCGTTGATATGTTAATCTGTTATCTGTTATACTATGATTTTGATGCTCAATTACCCATTTGTATAGATGGAGAGCAATTAAAATATCAGTGGGTCTGGACCTCTTCCAACCTCAACAGTAAATGAACAAGGAGTTCAAACCCAAGTAATTGGGACAAATACTCAATAGCCTATGGTCACTCCTACTGTTCATGCTGCTAAGAAGAGGAAGGAAATTGAGTCTAGGTCCAAAATCTGGGATCACTTTGAAAAGATCTTAGATTCTGAGGGGAAAGTGATTAAAGGCAAGTGCCTTTACTGCAACAAGATGTTTGCCTGTGAATCTAAAAAACATGACATATCATCTTTAAGGAACCACATGCTGGGCTATATTAAAAATCCTCACTCAAAAGATATAAGGCAGTCCCTACTCACATTCAATACTGTTTCCACTTCTGGAACAGAGGCTCCTGAGTGGGTTTTGGGGACATGGGTCTTTAATCAAGAGGCCATTAGGAGGGCCTTATGTGAGATGATTATCATAGATGAGCTGCCTTTTAGGTTTGTCGATGGCCAGGGTTTCAAGAGGTTTATTCTTGTCTGTTCTCCTAGGTTTCAGATCCCTTCTAGGTGGACAATTTCTAGGGATATCTACCAAATTTTCCTAGATGAGAGGCTAAATCTTAAGAAGTTGTTTAGGGTGGGCACCCAAAGAGTCAGTTTAACCACTGATACCTGGACTTCTGTCCAGAGGATTAATTATATGTGCATTCTGCACATTTTATTGATGACTAGTGGAAGCTTccgaaaaaaataatttcctttGTCCATGTTTCTTCTCATAGGGGGGAGTATATTTCAAAAGCCCTAGAGATTTGTCTATTAGAGTGGGGGATTAAAAATGTGTTCACTGTTACAGTGGACAATGCCTCTTCTAATGATACAGCTTTGGAGTTTTTTAAGAGCAAGCTGTTATCTTGGGGTTCTTCTTCTGTTAGGGTGCAATACTTGCACTTGAGGTGCATAACCCATATCTTAAACTTAGTGTTCCAAGATGGTTTGAGGTTTGTAGATGAGTCAATTAAAAGGGTGAGAGATGCAGTGAGATGGGTTAGGAACTCACTTGCTAGGTTGAAAAAGTTTAGAGAGCTAGCTGATCTCATTGGGGTGGAAGCCAAATCAGCCTTACATCTTGATGTCCCTACTAGGTGGAACAACACCTACATTATGCTTAACACTACAATTCAATATCAAAGAGTGTTTGAAGCATATGGTGAAAATGACTCATCCTTTTCTGCTAACTTAGAGTCTTAGAAGTTAGAACTTAGAACTTAGCCTTATTAGTTTTTGCAGTGTTTGTACTTTGTAAAGAAGTAGTTAAGTAGTATTATGtttcagtttttattttttagtaactttttcgaattttttttttattataaaaattgttttaatattagtttatttatatCCGACCAAAAATCGAAATCCGAAGTTCAAAATTCGTaatccaatattaaaatatccGATAGGTTAAAGTGTCCAAAAATGAAAGATTGGGTGAACAAAACAAAATCCGAAGTTCGGTCGGATGGACGGATTGGAAATCTGATTCGTCCGTATCCGACTGATGCACACCCCTCAGCATAACCAAACATAACCTAATTCATACTATAaaactcctattttatttatgtaatatgtttttctataaactttgtgtaataattttatttattcctATTAAGTATATTGTGGGGTTAGGAGTAAAGCATCCCGAGGTTGGCGCATCTCGTTGAGCGTGGAGAAACATTGGGAACCCCAATTTCTTTCTTCGGAGCCGTTTCTTTTCCCGTCCCCCCGCCCCGGCATAGCGTTTCGCTTCTGGTTCTTCGGAAGAATAAACTGACGTCTCCCTTCTTCATCGATCTGGGGAAAAAGGAACCGTCTACCAGTTGAAAAGACATCAAGTAAGTGGCTTGATGAGGATAACTAAGCTGACACGCCGGAGTTGGCCAAATAATTCTTTTTGAGtcataaaaattattcattatatgTTAAAATGATTTTGGTGTTAAATCAATAAGAAACAaactgttaggaataaaatgtaattatttttgatgaaccaaaaatgtaattttagacccctaattttattttgagtatagtagattagtttttaaagtctaaggtcatgggttcaaagctcaagttaattttttttggagaatTAATTTATGCCAAGAGGAAGATGAggcaaataaattaaagtcaaaATCAATGAGTCAACATGGAATGAGTTTTCTCACAAATCAAATCTGAGAAGATGCAAAGGTAATAAGGAGGTTGACTTAAGTATAAATTGGAGGATATTTATTTGGAGTAGAGGATGACCTCTTGAAGACTTAAAGGCACCTTCAAACAATTGAGATAAGGGTGACTCATGGAGCTGCGGCTAACCTACTATTCTACTAAGGGAGGCTGGCGCTGACGTGGCAGATAGAAGGAAAATAAGAtaaacttatttttattattgaagaGGATGACCTATGGTAAATAGAGAAGATGCCAACTGTCAATTTTAGCAAAAGGATGACTTCTATTCTAAGAAGGAAAAacataatttgtttattttagcAAGAGGACTCCTGGAGAAATAATTCGAAGGACTACAACCATGATTGCAgatagactagcgcctagtgcttaagcggcctaggcggttcCTAGGcgacgacctataaaaacaaaaaaataatgctaAGGGTGTTTAATTGGAAAAAGAGTTCACAGCGGTGACCTATAAACCCCATTTCAAAATTGAATTCTTTTATCGAAATAGCAGTTGGTAGTTTAACTCCCTGGAGCTGCTAACTTGGATGCCTATTAATGTAAGGGTGTTTAATTGGAAAAAGAGTTCACAGCGGTGACGACTGACCACGGCATTTTTGGCATGTTCTTTAACTGAATTTGATTAGCTTCCGTAATTTGTGAACATAGCGTTTTTTTCTTAAAGAATTAGCATGTGTTTGTAATTGCTGAGTATATAATTGTGTTtggagttaatactcaatttagtcctggACAaaagtggttttactcaatttagtcctaagcgactttttgtactcaattaagtcccagactttgatgattttacctaaTTAGGTCCTCCGTTAACAATTCCGTTAGTTGATGGTTAAAAATAgggttaatatggtaatttatccTCCATCCTCCCTTTTGGTTAAAttgtcatcttcttcctcatttcTCCTCTATCTTCTTTCTAactgtaaatttaaaaaaaaaaaaaaaaaaaaaattaactagcaagaaaaattgtgaaaaagaaTGGAGTCAAGGGCGTTTGAAGTCATGGAATAGCCTTTGATCATGGTGTTCCACAAATGGCCATTAGGTTCTTCGATCAGAGTGAAGAGAGAAAACGCATAGGAAGAGGCCGGGGAACGCATGCAAGGATATGAGTGGTCGAGTAGTTTCATGAGCCATGAATTCTGGTGGCAGAGACCATATGTGATAAACAGAGAGTGAATTTGCATGAGGCGGATCGATGAAGCTCCATtttttctgtgtagttgtgaaGTGAGTTTTGAGGCCAGAAGTTCAGCGAGCTCATCAATGGTAGGCTATGTCCTCTTTCCCTTGACCACTTCCTTCTTCTACCACCATTTTGAACTTTGCATCTCCTCCCCAATCTCCCTGTCATCAACTTTCCTACAACTTCCATCATCATAACCACAAgccaaaacccaaaaaataaaatcccaCCACAAAGATGCAAGGAGAAATGAGCCGAGGAAAAAGATGGCNAGGAGAAATGAGCCGAGGAAAAAGATGGCAATTTGACCAAAAGGGAGGATGGAtgataaattaccatattaacccTACTTTTAACCATCAACTAACGGAATTGTTAtggaggacttaattgggtaaaatcatcaaagtctgggacttaattgagtacaaaaagtcacttaggactaaattgagtaaaaccactatagtcggggactaaattgggtattaactcattgtGTTTGTAATAACAAGTATTGAGTATTTCCTAGTTATGGGTTCTGTATGCCAATTGATATAAATTGTGTGCCAgtctttaatatattatgtgtcaccTATGTGTATTTGAATTAGCATGCATAGATGTTTACGAACATCGTGATTTTAATTATTCAATTGATAATCGAGGTTATAATAACCAGCGTTGTgtgttatctttatttttaaatgtttttgggATGTgtggttttaa
This region of Ipomoea triloba cultivar NCNSP0323 chromosome 15, ASM357664v1 genomic DNA includes:
- the LOC116007264 gene encoding uncharacterized protein LOC116007264, which encodes MAGFLRYVSVQMVIADDGGGASLGRFCSSTQFRGGAPSNFSGYRNGYTGVPVIRPQFYTGVYVSLLIHPQFYRNGYSGGNHQEDSGGGNHQEDSGEETETELGQEILDVKFECRSEMKSEISVQGDPALKKFRNFLENITQFLESLEKFLIISMHVLACLNEIFGDGTKANLEKNGTQMSASGDSYHCYHYYYFYYYNRGHPVSLVTLYPECYPCIRFQRSFFIEHPTVRWEEVVKKCCEWCTLCNPRRAETKKAAPGDSYHCYYYYYKYYNYNNGIPLNHMSGRPECPCIEYRRYAPYGGLLDPVRRKELVQKCRECYKLCKNKR
- the LOC116005897 gene encoding zinc finger BED domain-containing protein RICESLEEPER 3-like; protein product: MVTPTVHAAKKRKEIESRSKIWDHFEKILDSEGKVIKGKCLYCNKMFACESKKHDISSLRNHMLGYIKNPHSKDIRQSLLTFNTVSTSGTEAPEWVLGTWVFNQEAIRRALCEMIIIDELPFRFVDGQGFKRFILVCSPRFQIPSRWTISRDIYQIFLDERLNLKKLFRVGTQRWKLPKKIISFVHVSSHRGEYISKALEICLLEWGIKNVFTVTVDNASSNDTALEFFKSKLLSWGSSSVRVQYLHLRCITHILNLVFQDGLRFVDESIKRVRDAVRWVRNSLARLKKFRELADLIGVEAKSALHLDVPTRWNNTYIMLNTTIQYQRVFEAYGENDSSFSANLES